From Pelosinus fermentans DSM 17108, the proteins below share one genomic window:
- a CDS encoding aspartate aminotransferase family protein, giving the protein MSNVFYRNVNKNYLEVDHGEGIYLYDKEGNKYIDACSGAAVSNLGHAHLRIIDAMVQQAKSVAFSHLSRWTSTPIQELADLIASLAPGSLSKLYLVSGGSEATESALKMARQYYMERDGKTGKYRIISRWKSFHGNTIGSLSMTGDKRRGKYTPLLLNFPHIAPAYCYRCPFGKSQDTCNVDCALDLERTLKMEGADHVAAFIAESVGGAACGAIVPHKDYFKIIREICDHYDILFIADEVMAGFGRTGSMFSIEDWGVVPDMICAAKGMSAGYSPLGAVIAKEEIYNTFKQGSGVFVHGHTYGGNPLSAAVALAVVKTLVEDKIVENSRIVGEYLLTQLKEKLLPFSYVGDVRGKGLMLGVEIVKDKVTKEPFPVKMGMAEKLTSTLIKHGVIVYPGNGNADGENGDQFLLAPPLIITKNQADELIEGMVAGFIEFDKNIGSMK; this is encoded by the coding sequence ATGAGTAATGTATTTTATCGTAATGTAAATAAAAACTATCTTGAGGTCGATCATGGTGAGGGGATTTATCTATATGATAAAGAAGGCAACAAGTATATTGATGCTTGTTCAGGAGCGGCTGTATCAAATTTAGGCCACGCTCATCTCCGGATTATTGATGCGATGGTGCAACAAGCAAAATCGGTAGCCTTTAGCCATTTATCACGCTGGACATCGACTCCCATTCAAGAATTGGCAGATTTAATAGCAAGCTTGGCTCCAGGTTCCTTGAGTAAGCTGTATTTGGTATCTGGCGGTTCAGAAGCAACTGAATCAGCACTAAAGATGGCACGGCAGTACTATATGGAGCGAGATGGAAAAACAGGAAAATATCGAATTATTTCCCGCTGGAAGAGTTTCCATGGAAATACCATTGGCTCCTTGTCCATGACAGGCGATAAAAGGCGTGGGAAATATACGCCGCTGCTTTTAAATTTTCCTCATATTGCGCCTGCATATTGTTATCGCTGTCCTTTTGGTAAAAGCCAGGACACCTGTAACGTGGATTGTGCTCTTGATTTGGAACGGACCCTTAAAATGGAGGGAGCGGATCATGTTGCCGCCTTTATTGCAGAATCAGTAGGCGGCGCAGCCTGTGGTGCGATTGTTCCTCATAAAGATTATTTTAAAATTATTCGAGAAATTTGTGATCATTATGATATTTTATTTATAGCTGATGAAGTAATGGCTGGTTTTGGCCGGACAGGATCGATGTTTAGTATTGAGGATTGGGGCGTTGTCCCGGATATGATTTGTGCTGCTAAAGGTATGAGTGCCGGATATTCTCCATTAGGCGCTGTCATTGCAAAAGAGGAAATTTACAATACCTTTAAACAAGGCTCTGGCGTATTTGTTCATGGTCACACCTATGGGGGAAATCCTTTATCAGCAGCGGTTGCATTGGCCGTAGTGAAAACATTGGTAGAAGATAAGATAGTAGAAAATTCTCGGATTGTTGGGGAGTATCTGCTGACACAATTAAAGGAAAAGTTATTGCCCTTTTCTTATGTGGGGGATGTACGGGGCAAGGGATTGATGCTTGGTGTGGAAATTGTAAAAGACAAAGTAACGAAAGAACCTTTCCCAGTTAAAATGGGAATGGCAGAAAAGCTTACCAGTACATTAATAAAGCATGGGGTGATTGTATATCCGGGTAACGGTAATGCGGATGGAGAAAATGGGGATCAGTTCCTTCTCGCGCCACCACTGATTATCACAAAGAACCAGGCCGATGAATTGATCGAAGGCATGGTAGCCGGATTTATTGAATTTGATAAAAATATTGGATCAATGAAATAA
- a CDS encoding dicarboxylate/amino acid:cation symporter: protein MDSIQLQEAIKAKNEMGFFDKLEAKVPLWQQMIVGLIVGVVVGSLWPDFGKTLAPVGTAFIKSIKMIIIPLVFSSVVMGIYHMASDMKQLGKMAAVTFAWFYFATGMASLLGIALNQVFHPGLGVAMTATGVIPQDLAKSIDWVKFFLDLIPENVLATAAAGKILPFLTFCIAFGVALGTMKEKAKPIIDILETLFEATIKIVNGILRVTPVAVAGIMAWVFASQGMAMIIALSKLILTLYVGLFVFGLIFLALVAMLGYKPIKMVKTIADALLLGFATCSSEPALPVLYKALEKMGIPTKIPAFCLPLGYTFNLDGSALYQSLAICFIADAYGLHLSMGALATILLTTLIANKGTANVPSASLVVMAVILTTIGLPAEAIAILAGVDRLMDMGRTVVNVFGNTFVALLLNRFFGNPDAPRQFNEMQA from the coding sequence ATGGATAGTATACAACTTCAAGAGGCGATTAAGGCGAAAAATGAGATGGGCTTTTTCGATAAGCTGGAGGCCAAAGTTCCTTTGTGGCAGCAAATGATAGTCGGCCTTATCGTAGGCGTAGTGGTGGGAAGTTTGTGGCCTGATTTCGGCAAGACTCTAGCACCCGTAGGCACTGCATTTATCAAGTCCATTAAGATGATTATCATTCCTTTGGTGTTTTCATCAGTCGTCATGGGCATTTATCATATGGCTAGTGACATGAAACAGCTAGGGAAAATGGCAGCTGTTACTTTCGCATGGTTTTACTTTGCTACAGGTATGGCTTCACTGTTAGGTATTGCGCTTAACCAAGTCTTTCATCCGGGGCTCGGAGTTGCTATGACCGCCACTGGCGTTATCCCCCAAGACTTGGCAAAATCAATTGATTGGGTGAAGTTTTTTCTGGACCTAATTCCTGAGAACGTATTGGCAACTGCTGCCGCTGGAAAAATTCTGCCCTTTCTAACGTTCTGTATTGCATTTGGAGTGGCGCTTGGGACGATGAAGGAAAAAGCTAAGCCAATTATCGATATATTGGAAACCTTATTCGAAGCCACGATAAAAATTGTTAACGGCATCTTACGTGTGACCCCGGTGGCAGTGGCAGGTATTATGGCCTGGGTTTTTGCATCACAGGGCATGGCAATGATTATTGCGCTATCCAAGTTAATCCTTACCTTATATGTTGGTCTATTTGTATTCGGACTTATATTTTTGGCTTTAGTTGCCATGTTAGGATACAAGCCGATAAAGATGGTGAAAACCATAGCCGATGCTTTACTTCTGGGATTTGCTACCTGCTCCTCCGAACCGGCGCTGCCAGTTCTGTATAAAGCACTTGAAAAAATGGGTATACCGACGAAGATACCCGCGTTTTGCCTGCCTCTTGGGTACACCTTTAACCTTGACGGATCTGCTTTATATCAGTCACTGGCAATTTGTTTCATCGCCGATGCTTATGGTCTGCATCTTTCCATGGGGGCGCTTGCGACCATTCTGCTGACTACTTTGATTGCAAATAAAGGAACAGCTAACGTTCCATCAGCATCACTTGTTGTAATGGCCGTTATATTGACTACCATAGGGCTGCCAGCCGAAGCGATCGCTATTCTAGCTGGCGTGGATCGCCTCATGGATATGGGGCGTACGGTTGTTAATGTATTTGGCAATACCTTTGTTGCTCTGCTTCTGAACCGTTTCTTTGGAAACCCTGATGCTCCTAGACAATTTAACGAGATGCAGGCTTAA
- a CDS encoding LysR family transcriptional regulator produces MELRQLQIFYVAAQTLNFTKAGLKLGYAQSNITGQVRQLEEELKVKLFDRIGRRIQLTSDGKKLLNHAKCILDLYEKAKDDFVPQGIRGVLNIGAAETVCVYRLPQILTEYRKLYPQVEIRVQTESCEHFFELIKANTIDIALVLTDKIKSAEMVVQTLHDEAMTVVASPLHPLAHKKNIKPHDFTDECLIITLPGCGYRPMVLSLFKEKHVKPGALMELSSIGAIRQCTICGLGAAILPKIAVQDDLERGKLVELDWTGPKIDVKTQLIYHHEKWLTPAMRAFLELCGSMKQ; encoded by the coding sequence ATGGAATTACGCCAGTTACAGATATTTTACGTTGCCGCCCAAACACTTAACTTCACAAAAGCAGGTTTGAAGCTAGGTTACGCGCAATCCAACATTACCGGTCAAGTTCGTCAACTCGAAGAGGAACTAAAAGTGAAACTATTTGATCGGATAGGACGGAGAATTCAGCTAACAAGCGACGGTAAGAAACTTCTAAACCATGCCAAGTGTATATTAGATCTATATGAAAAAGCTAAAGATGATTTTGTACCTCAAGGCATTCGCGGCGTCCTAAACATTGGTGCCGCTGAAACCGTCTGCGTTTATCGTCTTCCTCAAATCTTAACTGAATACCGCAAACTCTATCCCCAGGTTGAAATACGAGTTCAAACGGAAAGCTGTGAACATTTTTTTGAATTAATCAAGGCCAACACTATTGATATCGCTCTGGTACTGACCGACAAAATAAAATCTGCGGAAATGGTGGTACAAACACTGCATGATGAGGCAATGACAGTTGTGGCAAGCCCGCTTCATCCTCTGGCACATAAGAAAAATATTAAACCTCATGATTTTACCGATGAATGTTTAATCATCACATTACCAGGCTGCGGCTATCGCCCTATGGTCCTCTCTTTGTTTAAAGAAAAGCATGTTAAACCTGGAGCACTTATGGAACTTTCCAGCATTGGTGCCATACGACAATGTACCATCTGCGGTTTAGGCGCTGCCATCTTACCCAAAATTGCTGTTCAAGATGATTTAGAACGAGGTAAACTTGTCGAGTTGGACTGGACCGGACCTAAGATTGACGTAAAAACTCAACTAATTTACCACCATGAAAAATGGCTGACGCCAGCAATGCGTGCTTTTTTAGAACTATGTGGCTCTATGAAGCAATAA